In one Alistipes sp. ZOR0009 genomic region, the following are encoded:
- the rlmH gene encoding 23S rRNA (pseudouridine(1915)-N(3))-methyltransferase RlmH yields the protein MKIDLILIGKSDQKYLQEGIDIYLKRLKHYCTFELKVIPDIKSTKNMSEEQQKEKEGEQILNMAKDADFLMLLDERGDRFSSTEFANFIEKRQIAGTRKLCFVVGGPYGFSKEVYAKATSKMSLSAMTFSHQMVRLIFVEQLYRAFTIINGEPYHHK from the coding sequence ATGAAAATAGACCTCATTCTAATTGGCAAAAGCGATCAAAAATACCTACAGGAGGGAATTGACATCTACCTAAAAAGGCTGAAGCACTACTGCACCTTCGAACTCAAGGTTATTCCAGATATTAAGTCTACCAAAAATATGAGCGAAGAGCAGCAAAAAGAAAAGGAAGGCGAGCAGATTCTCAATATGGCCAAAGACGCCGACTTTCTTATGCTACTTGACGAGCGAGGTGATCGGTTTTCTTCTACAGAATTTGCTAACTTTATAGAGAAAAGACAAATTGCAGGAACCCGAAAACTGTGTTTTGTGGTTGGTGGACCTTACGGCTTCTCTAAGGAAGTGTACGCCAAAGCGACCTCCAAAATGTCGCTATCTGCAATGACCTTTTCGCACCAAATGGTCCGACTAATATTTGTAGAACAGCTTTATCGAGCATTTACCATAATTAATGGAGAACCTTACCACCATAAGTAA
- a CDS encoding sensor histidine kinase, producing MENLTTISKLKKIVKRPRIFNHGITIVGISLLLFLATFFAPQLSQFSTSDADRLENIINKRLETLSEIGNKWLNDTCKTEKSAFDLLPIKTINKFDKENLAVYFYDSTQLVAWSNIPNFPSEIIPSLDSTLKMMKFNDGWYLVSCIEKKQKLAVLSIQVQSEYRINNKFLENKFNPTLGIPSSFTLTSEPCGKENPTHEFVVRHKGKPIFALNKGTNPGYNLTLKDFFAYLSFILLIIGCWSVFFSLGFGRNARVFFFSLISFNLLFALSISWISKFFTDLYLFSPELYSSNIAPSLGTLTIYVLVFVVSCSVAYFHYVDYKIPKNKMYKPYAWLLSFFIATTVIFVNYIIYSLVNDSTIAFGVIRIAELSRYTLITYSIISLLVISIILLVGIFARLFGSLSAKNKIVILAVPISIVSLIAKIAIPELTVFLFFAASIVTFSILVFVLKSYQRIGIGRLSLIIVAWAISTAICVSHFIVSRDTKNRIAFAEMLYNENDPIVEASLPDITEMLKKDATITKLIQNPSLNDDSIYNHIKNKYFGGYMSRYSLIITICPLNANLYLSAEKKTTNCKQYFENLFLQSGSKVPDSQFYYIRNYPGQISYMGYIDYPTQKDKTTLYVEFDAKTINNNPGYPELLLKKVFTRNNNNDKYDYAHYMNGVLAAKYGSYSFPSMITPPTLKQKTLLEKANGYTHLYYRFDENNTMVVSRPNLKVFDIASCFSYIFLFLSFLGLIILKRSRFPLDDSLTLKTFKGKITLSFIFVLTVALLLTAVASLVFGVIRFNTTKQKNIQDKMKSAIPAVQTALNNPNPNALSTEMVKVSNYLYVDVNLYNTKGELFATSRPEIFYEGLQGFKLSPKAYKQLVIDHDGFFVDEEHVGNMSFTSSYAPIFDNNGALKGYVNLPYFMQYNDLRRELYTIAIATINIFILLLLPAIFIGVLISNSITRPLALIRSRMRTFDLKTNPDPIPYIKNDEIGDLIVEFNKMISQLEVSAQKLAASERDMAWREMARQIAHEIKNPLTPMKLSLQYLMMMKSKKDERWLDQFDRYATSQIEQIDSLAKIASEFSDFAKINFDEKTPVFDLRELVNEILPIYDGYPNLEIVFHTSEKEASIKIDKEHMKRVIVNLLKNATQAVDKDKYSHISVKVERTDNLVILSVKDDGKGMDEEVKRKIFTPNFTTKTSGSGLGLAISRNLLETYNGRIWFESELGIGTTFFVELPLAISNE from the coding sequence ATGGAGAACCTTACCACCATAAGTAAGCTAAAAAAAATAGTTAAACGTCCTCGGATATTCAACCATGGAATAACCATAGTTGGGATATCCCTGCTCCTTTTTCTGGCGACATTCTTTGCACCTCAGCTCTCGCAGTTTAGCACTTCTGATGCAGACCGCCTCGAGAATATCATAAATAAGCGCCTTGAAACGCTCTCCGAAATTGGAAATAAATGGCTAAACGACACGTGCAAAACCGAAAAATCAGCATTTGATTTACTCCCCATAAAAACAATCAACAAGTTCGATAAAGAAAACCTCGCCGTCTATTTTTACGATAGCACTCAGCTTGTTGCGTGGAGCAACATCCCTAATTTCCCTTCAGAAATAATACCATCCCTAGATTCAACATTAAAGATGATGAAGTTTAATGATGGATGGTACCTTGTTTCTTGTATAGAAAAAAAACAGAAGCTAGCGGTTCTGTCAATCCAAGTTCAATCGGAATATCGAATCAACAATAAGTTCCTCGAAAATAAGTTTAATCCAACCTTAGGCATTCCATCGTCCTTTACCTTAACCTCCGAGCCTTGTGGAAAAGAAAACCCGACCCATGAATTTGTAGTACGCCACAAAGGGAAACCAATATTTGCTTTAAACAAAGGAACCAATCCAGGATATAATCTAACTCTTAAGGATTTCTTCGCCTACCTATCTTTCATACTTCTTATTATCGGATGCTGGTCGGTGTTTTTTTCGCTTGGATTCGGAAGGAATGCCCGAGTTTTCTTTTTTTCGCTGATTTCCTTCAACCTACTTTTTGCCCTTTCCATCAGCTGGATTTCCAAATTCTTCACCGATCTATACCTATTTTCTCCAGAACTTTACTCCTCCAATATAGCCCCATCGCTAGGTACGCTTACCATATATGTTTTAGTATTTGTAGTATCCTGCTCTGTTGCATACTTTCATTATGTCGACTACAAAATACCGAAAAACAAGATGTACAAACCTTATGCGTGGCTATTATCTTTTTTCATAGCAACGACTGTTATTTTTGTCAACTATATTATATACAGTCTTGTTAACGATTCAACCATAGCATTTGGAGTTATAAGAATTGCGGAGTTGAGCAGGTATACGCTTATTACCTATTCCATCATATCGCTGCTGGTTATATCTATTATACTGCTGGTTGGAATTTTCGCTAGGCTATTTGGCTCCTTATCTGCAAAAAATAAGATCGTAATACTAGCAGTGCCAATATCCATTGTAAGCCTCATTGCTAAAATAGCCATACCAGAGTTAACCGTCTTCCTGTTTTTTGCCGCGTCAATAGTTACTTTTTCTATTCTTGTCTTTGTTCTCAAATCCTACCAACGAATTGGAATTGGAAGACTTTCGCTTATAATTGTCGCATGGGCTATTTCTACGGCGATTTGTGTGAGCCACTTTATTGTTTCGAGAGATACAAAGAATCGCATCGCATTTGCGGAAATGCTGTACAACGAAAATGACCCGATTGTGGAGGCATCGCTACCAGATATTACTGAAATGCTAAAGAAGGATGCCACCATTACTAAGCTAATCCAAAATCCGAGCCTTAACGACGACTCCATCTACAACCATATAAAAAACAAGTATTTTGGAGGCTACATGAGCCGCTACAGCCTTATTATTACAATATGTCCACTCAATGCAAACCTCTATCTATCTGCTGAAAAGAAAACGACCAACTGTAAGCAGTACTTCGAAAATTTGTTCTTGCAATCGGGCTCTAAAGTTCCTGACTCCCAGTTTTACTATATCAGGAATTATCCTGGACAAATATCCTACATGGGGTATATCGATTATCCTACCCAAAAAGACAAAACAACTCTTTACGTTGAATTTGACGCAAAAACCATCAACAATAATCCTGGATACCCAGAGCTTCTCCTAAAAAAAGTATTTACCAGAAATAATAACAACGACAAATACGACTACGCGCACTACATGAATGGCGTACTAGCAGCCAAGTACGGCAGCTACTCGTTTCCATCCATGATTACCCCCCCAACCTTAAAGCAAAAAACACTACTCGAAAAAGCAAACGGCTACACTCACCTCTACTACCGCTTTGATGAAAACAATACCATGGTAGTATCGCGCCCAAACCTCAAGGTTTTCGATATAGCCTCCTGCTTCTCATACATCTTTTTATTTCTCTCATTTTTAGGTCTTATTATCCTAAAACGAAGCCGCTTCCCCCTTGACGACTCCTTGACGCTTAAAACGTTCAAAGGCAAAATAACCCTATCCTTCATTTTTGTTCTTACCGTAGCGCTGCTGCTAACGGCCGTAGCCTCGCTAGTTTTTGGTGTGATCAGATTCAACACAACCAAGCAAAAAAACATTCAGGACAAAATGAAAAGCGCAATACCCGCCGTACAAACCGCGCTTAACAACCCAAATCCTAATGCGCTATCTACAGAAATGGTAAAAGTTTCAAACTACCTGTATGTCGATGTAAACCTATACAATACCAAAGGAGAACTGTTCGCAACTTCGCGCCCCGAAATATTTTATGAAGGACTGCAGGGATTTAAGCTATCGCCCAAGGCGTATAAACAGCTGGTAATTGATCATGACGGCTTCTTTGTAGATGAGGAACATGTTGGAAACATGAGCTTCACCTCGTCGTACGCACCTATTTTCGATAATAATGGAGCTCTTAAAGGTTACGTTAACCTGCCCTACTTTATGCAGTATAACGATTTACGCAGAGAACTTTATACCATAGCTATAGCCACCATCAACATATTTATCCTGCTACTTCTCCCTGCTATCTTCATTGGAGTTTTGATTTCCAACTCCATTACCCGTCCGCTGGCGCTTATTCGGAGCCGAATGAGGACTTTTGACCTCAAAACCAACCCCGACCCTATTCCATACATCAAAAATGACGAAATCGGAGATCTTATTGTTGAGTTTAATAAAATGATAAGCCAGCTTGAAGTTAGCGCACAAAAGCTTGCAGCATCCGAGCGGGATATGGCTTGGCGCGAAATGGCACGACAAATAGCCCATGAAATCAAGAATCCGCTGACGCCAATGAAGCTTAGCCTCCAGTACCTAATGATGATGAAAAGTAAGAAAGACGAGCGCTGGCTCGATCAATTTGACAGATATGCCACATCACAAATAGAGCAAATTGACTCGCTCGCAAAAATTGCCTCCGAATTCTCTGATTTTGCCAAAATAAACTTCGACGAAAAAACACCTGTATTCGACCTCCGAGAGCTCGTAAACGAAATTTTACCCATTTACGATGGATATCCTAATCTAGAAATCGTCTTTCACACCTCCGAAAAAGAGGCATCAATAAAAATAGACAAAGAGCACATGAAGCGTGTTATTGTCAACCTCCTGAAAAATGCGACACAGGCCGTAGATAAGGATAAGTACTCCCACATATCCGTTAAGGTAGAACGAACCGATAATTTGGTTATCCTCTCGGTAAAGGATGATGGAAAAGGAATGGACGAAGAAGTCAAGCGCAAGATTTTCACGCCGAACTTCACTACCAAAACCTCGGGATCGGGATTAGGGCTCGCTATCTCTCGAAACTTACTAGAAACTTATAATGGAAGAATATGGTTTGAATCTGAGCTAGGTATTGGCACCACTTTTTTCGTTGAGTTGCCGCTGGCAATCAGCAACGAATAG
- a CDS encoding ribonuclease HII, giving the protein MSNLQPYLHADLLEAGCDEAGRGCLAGPVVAAAVILPKEFDLPLLDDSKKLSHKVRETLKGQIKEQALAWAVAVIDNETIDQINILNASILGMQQAVDQLAIAPKLLLIDGNRFKKHQEYNHQCVVGGDAKFASIAAASVLAKTYRDELMETLHNEFSVYDWSKNKGYPTKKHRAAIVLHGISPYHRKSFKLTDEQLSIKFE; this is encoded by the coding sequence ATGAGTAACCTCCAACCCTACTTACATGCCGATTTGCTCGAAGCAGGTTGCGACGAAGCAGGAAGAGGCTGCCTAGCAGGACCTGTGGTTGCTGCGGCAGTAATTCTCCCAAAAGAATTTGACCTTCCGCTTCTCGACGACTCCAAAAAGCTGAGCCATAAAGTTCGTGAAACGCTAAAAGGGCAAATAAAGGAGCAGGCGCTGGCTTGGGCTGTAGCCGTTATCGACAACGAAACCATCGACCAAATTAATATTCTCAACGCATCAATTCTGGGGATGCAGCAGGCGGTAGATCAGCTCGCCATCGCCCCCAAGCTGCTTCTAATTGATGGAAATCGATTTAAAAAGCACCAAGAGTATAACCACCAGTGCGTAGTTGGCGGCGATGCCAAGTTTGCCAGCATTGCCGCAGCCTCTGTTTTGGCCAAAACCTACAGAGACGAGCTCATGGAAACGCTTCACAACGAGTTTAGCGTATACGATTGGAGTAAGAATAAAGGGTATCCCACCAAAAAACATAGGGCAGCCATCGTGCTTCATGGCATTAGCCCGTACCACCGCAAATCGTTTAAGCTAACCGACGAGCAACTGAGCATAAAATTCGAATAA
- a CDS encoding glycosyltransferase family 4 protein, with the protein MKIAVNAKALNKGNSDGVGRFTYETFSRIVKAHPEHQFYFIFDRNYQHNHVFGRNVEPIVVGPPAKHPLAWWYWHEVLLADQLKKIKPDVFVAPDGFLSLSVPTAQVAVIHDLSFEHYPELEKWGRRKYFQHFFPRFAEKASRILTVSNFSKSDICGSYKISPHKIDVAYNAADPIFAPLTQNQIDDLRFDLTDGCPYFIYVGSIHPRKNVGRMLRAFDRFKDETPSNYKFLMVGNPDFKAPKIEKIYREMHHKKDVIFAGWLSNEHLSKAVGAAEALVFVPIFEGFGIPLVEAMKTNVPIITSSVTSLPEVAGDAALLVDPFSIIEIKNAMTKMATDYNFRNTQASLAFERGKLFNWDNTASLLWSTIQKAIE; encoded by the coding sequence ATGAAAATAGCGGTAAACGCTAAAGCCCTCAACAAGGGAAATAGCGATGGCGTTGGTAGATTTACCTACGAAACTTTCAGTAGGATTGTAAAGGCACATCCAGAACATCAGTTCTATTTCATTTTTGATAGAAACTACCAGCATAACCACGTTTTTGGACGGAATGTAGAGCCTATCGTTGTTGGACCACCAGCAAAGCATCCGCTGGCTTGGTGGTATTGGCACGAAGTGCTGCTTGCCGATCAGCTCAAAAAAATAAAACCGGATGTTTTTGTTGCTCCCGATGGCTTTCTGTCGCTATCAGTACCAACAGCGCAGGTGGCCGTTATTCACGATCTAAGCTTCGAGCACTATCCCGAACTCGAAAAGTGGGGAAGACGCAAGTATTTCCAGCACTTTTTCCCTCGCTTTGCGGAAAAAGCCAGCCGAATTCTTACCGTATCGAACTTCTCCAAGTCCGACATTTGCGGCAGCTACAAAATATCGCCGCACAAAATAGATGTAGCCTACAACGCAGCCGATCCAATATTTGCACCGCTTACCCAAAATCAAATAGACGATTTACGCTTCGATTTGACCGACGGATGCCCCTACTTCATATACGTAGGCTCCATTCATCCTCGAAAAAATGTGGGCAGAATGCTCCGCGCTTTTGATAGGTTTAAGGATGAAACGCCTTCGAACTATAAGTTCCTGATGGTTGGTAATCCAGATTTCAAAGCACCTAAAATCGAAAAGATTTACCGAGAGATGCACCACAAAAAGGATGTAATTTTTGCTGGATGGCTATCAAACGAGCACCTCTCTAAAGCAGTTGGTGCTGCGGAAGCGTTGGTTTTCGTTCCTATATTCGAAGGTTTTGGGATTCCGCTAGTGGAGGCCATGAAAACCAACGTGCCAATTATAACCTCTTCGGTAACCTCGCTGCCCGAAGTGGCTGGCGATGCGGCCCTACTGGTTGATCCGTTCTCCATCATCGAAATAAAAAATGCCATGACCAAAATGGCTACCGACTATAACTTCCGCAACACGCAAGCATCGTTGGCCTTTGAAAGAGGGAAGCTTTTTAACTGGGACAACACGGCAAGCTTGCTTTGGAGCACCATTCAAAAGGCAATAGAGTAG
- a CDS encoding carbon starvation protein A, whose translation MNAMPLVITALAIFALAYRFYFGFISAKVLTLNDASATPSGRLYDGQNYFPISKWVLFGHHFAAIAGAGPLVGPVLACQFGYFPGFLWMLIGSVMAGAVHDIVILTASVRTDGKSLVEIVKSQIKKTGSVVTASIATFIIIIIAMAGLGLVVVNALAESSWGTFTIASTIPIAILMGVWMYVFRKGKTAEATIIGVLLLSGAVIFGRYIPGSPFESWFTFDKKQLTIILALYGFLASVLPVWLLLSPRDYLSSIMKLAVIGMLAVGIIVVAPELKMPAVTAFIHGGGPIIKGTLFPYLFITIACGAISGFHALVSSGTTPKMVMKESHIRPIAAGAMLAEGMVSILALIAAASLFPLDYFQINLSPEKFQELLPQLQAMGFTETDFTRLSQGVGENIAGRTGGAVSLAVGMSEIFSKIPGMNSLMSYWYHFAIMFEALFILTTIDAGTRIARFLLQDIMGKAYKPFSNSSNLAGNLLASAIVVFFWGYFIYTGSVSTIWPMFGTANQLLATIALTVGTTYIINQGKGRYAWITIVPMTFVGVTTIYAGFLNIINLYLPLLSDSSTLTVGLINLTLTGIILASVVVIIADAIPIWLKGAKKQQPPQSVSDAAGNPQKEDILH comes from the coding sequence ATGAATGCGATGCCATTGGTAATTACCGCTCTTGCCATATTTGCGCTAGCTTACCGATTCTATTTTGGCTTTATATCTGCCAAAGTTCTAACACTAAATGATGCCTCAGCAACCCCTTCTGGCAGATTATACGACGGACAAAACTATTTTCCCATTTCTAAGTGGGTATTATTCGGTCATCACTTCGCAGCAATTGCGGGGGCAGGCCCACTTGTCGGACCTGTGCTTGCTTGCCAGTTTGGCTACTTCCCTGGTTTTTTATGGATGCTAATAGGTTCTGTAATGGCAGGTGCCGTTCATGATATTGTAATTTTAACGGCATCCGTCCGTACCGACGGAAAGTCGCTGGTAGAAATTGTCAAATCTCAAATAAAAAAAACAGGAAGCGTTGTTACCGCATCTATAGCAACCTTTATAATAATTATTATTGCCATGGCAGGATTAGGGCTAGTTGTAGTCAACGCCTTGGCTGAAAGCTCATGGGGAACATTCACAATTGCGAGCACAATTCCCATAGCCATACTAATGGGTGTTTGGATGTATGTTTTTCGAAAAGGGAAAACAGCAGAGGCAACTATTATTGGAGTTTTGCTGCTAAGTGGTGCCGTTATATTCGGAAGATACATCCCTGGCTCTCCGTTCGAATCTTGGTTTACTTTTGATAAAAAGCAGCTAACCATTATCCTTGCGCTATATGGATTTTTAGCCTCAGTACTTCCTGTTTGGCTCCTTTTATCTCCTCGCGACTACCTTAGCTCCATCATGAAGCTAGCGGTAATTGGCATGCTAGCCGTTGGAATTATTGTTGTTGCTCCAGAATTAAAAATGCCAGCAGTAACTGCATTTATTCATGGAGGCGGCCCAATAATCAAAGGAACTCTTTTCCCTTACCTATTTATAACGATTGCCTGTGGAGCCATCTCCGGATTTCATGCGCTTGTTAGCTCTGGAACAACGCCCAAAATGGTTATGAAAGAGTCGCATATTCGTCCTATTGCAGCAGGAGCAATGCTAGCCGAAGGAATGGTAAGCATCCTAGCCCTAATTGCTGCTGCCAGCCTATTCCCGCTCGATTACTTCCAAATTAACCTCTCGCCTGAGAAATTTCAGGAGCTGCTACCGCAACTACAAGCAATGGGCTTCACCGAAACTGATTTTACGAGGCTTTCTCAAGGAGTTGGCGAGAATATTGCCGGCAGAACAGGGGGCGCCGTATCTCTTGCTGTTGGAATGTCCGAAATTTTCTCGAAAATACCTGGAATGAATAGCCTTATGTCCTATTGGTACCACTTTGCCATCATGTTCGAAGCGCTCTTCATTCTAACCACCATAGATGCTGGGACCCGCATTGCCCGATTCCTTCTTCAGGACATTATGGGTAAGGCGTACAAGCCATTCAGCAACTCCTCCAACCTTGCCGGAAATCTACTGGCAAGCGCAATTGTTGTCTTTTTTTGGGGATATTTTATTTATACAGGAAGCGTATCGACCATTTGGCCCATGTTTGGAACCGCCAACCAGCTTCTTGCAACCATCGCCTTGACTGTAGGCACCACCTACATCATCAACCAAGGAAAAGGTCGCTATGCATGGATAACAATTGTACCAATGACTTTTGTAGGCGTAACCACCATATATGCAGGATTCCTAAACATCATAAACCTATACCTCCCTCTGCTTTCGGATAGCAGCACGCTTACAGTTGGGCTAATAAACCTTACCCTAACTGGAATAATACTCGCAAGTGTTGTCGTTATTATTGCAGATGCAATTCCGATATGGCTTAAAGGCGCAAAAAAACAGCAGCCACCACAGTCGGTTTCAGATGCAGCAGGAAATCCTCAGAAGGAAGATATATTACACTAA
- a CDS encoding DUF4783 domain-containing protein, translating into MNASLKVILLSACLLTFVTFVGGTRQQDDTTFRSIVFSGQVLKLRPYFGERLQLKIDGVGHIYSARQAAVILEDFLLKNRIKSFKKKVKGGSGSKMYIVGTLYTDNGNFNVSIYYTHYDGHQEIVQQIRIEKHEK; encoded by the coding sequence ATGAATGCAAGCCTGAAAGTTATACTTTTATCAGCATGCTTGCTTACTTTTGTTACATTTGTGGGAGGAACAAGGCAGCAGGACGATACTACTTTTCGGAGTATTGTGTTTTCTGGTCAAGTTCTGAAGCTTAGACCATACTTTGGTGAACGTCTTCAACTTAAGATAGACGGAGTGGGGCATATTTATAGCGCTCGGCAAGCCGCTGTGATTCTTGAAGATTTTTTGTTAAAAAATAGAATAAAAAGTTTCAAGAAAAAGGTGAAAGGTGGAAGTGGAAGCAAAATGTACATAGTTGGTACGCTTTATACTGATAACGGAAACTTTAATGTGTCGATTTACTACACTCATTACGATGGGCATCAGGAAATCGTGCAGCAGATTAGAATAGAAAAGCATGAAAAATAG
- the nadC gene encoding carboxylating nicotinate-nucleotide diphosphorylase produces MKNSSSDLVDKLIELAILEDIGDGDHSSLSCIPASEQGKMKLLVKQEGIIAGIEIAKLIFGRIDGELKMEQLLTDGAHVKVGDVAFFVEGRVHSLLQAERLVLNVMQRMSGVATQANVYAQKLKGLKTKVLDTRKTTPGMRILEKMAVKIGGGENHRIGLYDMIMLKDNHVDFAGGIESAIKKAQDYLRVKGRDLKIEVETRSIDEIRKVMEVGGVHRIMLDNFDLEKTRAAVELIDGKFETESSGGITLETLRDYAECGVDFISVGALTHQIKSLDMSLKAI; encoded by the coding sequence ATGAAAAATAGTAGTTCAGATTTGGTTGATAAGCTCATAGAGCTCGCAATTCTGGAAGATATTGGGGATGGCGATCATTCATCGCTATCGTGCATTCCAGCCTCCGAGCAGGGCAAGATGAAGCTTCTTGTAAAGCAGGAGGGAATTATTGCTGGAATAGAGATTGCCAAGCTGATTTTTGGTCGGATAGATGGCGAACTAAAGATGGAGCAGCTGCTTACTGATGGCGCTCACGTGAAGGTTGGCGATGTGGCATTTTTTGTTGAAGGTCGTGTACATTCGCTACTTCAGGCAGAGCGCCTAGTTCTTAACGTAATGCAGCGTATGAGCGGGGTTGCAACACAGGCGAATGTTTATGCCCAAAAGTTGAAAGGATTAAAGACTAAAGTGCTTGATACTCGCAAAACAACGCCTGGCATGAGGATATTGGAGAAAATGGCCGTTAAAATAGGAGGTGGTGAAAATCATCGCATAGGGCTCTACGATATGATCATGCTGAAGGATAACCATGTTGATTTTGCAGGGGGAATTGAATCGGCAATAAAGAAGGCGCAGGATTATCTTAGAGTAAAAGGGCGCGATCTTAAAATAGAGGTGGAGACTCGTTCTATAGACGAAATTCGCAAGGTGATGGAGGTTGGCGGCGTACACCGAATTATGCTCGATAACTTTGATCTGGAAAAAACGAGGGCGGCCGTAGAATTAATTGATGGAAAATTTGAAACAGAGTCCTCCGGTGGAATAACTTTGGAAACGTTACGTGATTATGCGGAGTGTGGTGTCGATTTTATATCCGTCGGAGCACTTACGCATCAAATAAAGAGTTTAGACATGAGTCTAAAAGCCATATAA